One Oncorhynchus mykiss isolate Arlee chromosome 9, USDA_OmykA_1.1, whole genome shotgun sequence genomic window, GACCACTGCCTCACAACACTCATCTGAATGTGCCacggtaccagttgaaaaaaatgTAAGGAAGTATATATGGATACTTTTtagtgacaaaaaaaataaaatcctgaTCTTTcctatatctctcagatataggacagatacTTCAGAACAAACGTCCTTTAGATGTATTTTGGGAACAATCTGTAATTCAATGCGTTTGAATGGGCTAATAgaagtaaggccaaattcaaatGTTCATTCAATTATTTTTGGGGATACTTCAAagggtcttaaaattctaaatcaaatagctaaatgatccttggtatgaccttaaaacaattccaactAGTAGAACCTCCCCTCCGCCGGTTTAGACAGAGCTTAGACTGTAAAgggtttaacaagtgacattaataaaaaaatctaagctttcatctggattcacctggttagtttatgtcatggaaagggcaggtgttcttaatgttttgtatactcagtgtacatctcTACAATTGGtgcttctctctgcctctccattaGTCTCACCTTCTGAAGAACGGAGGAGTGTGAGAAGGGGGCATGAAGCTGGTAGGAATGTGACCCGTTGGGGTAGGGGACCTGGACCCAGGACAAAgcgtccccctccctccccccggtGACGTTGTGGAGGGACACGTCAGGAGGGAACACACCCAGGGAGACAGAGAACAGCTTCTGGGACGATATGGTGTCTGGGGAGGGAACAGAGTAAGTGGGTGTGGAGTCATGATCAAAGCATGCAAATAGATTGGTATTGAACTATTGCAATTACTGTTAACTGTTGTGGGTTTTAGTGGCAATCTATCCCATAAATATGCAGCCTCTAGCATGGTTTATAACTTATGCCAGTTTTCGAGCAGAGGCCAACCATTGTGGTAATATCGCAAATTTGTCCGAATTCATTCAAAGCAGAGATTCATATTTGAGTTCGGATGTGACCAATCCCTGTCATTCCTTGAGCTCATTAATACTCATAGTAGATGGATACTGACTGTCTGTAAGTATGGGGGTCCGGGGGACGTAGGCGGTCTTGAGGAACCTGAAGGAGCGATGCTGGGTGAGGGGCCAGCGGTCATCCTCCCACTGGTGCATGTAGAACAGGTCTACAGACAGAGACTGGCtgtactggccctccaacacacCACTCTGGGACAAGAAAGAGCagttgagtgtatgtgtgtgtgcatgcatttatgcatgcgtgtgtgtgtgtaccttaatGTGTGTTCCTTCGGCTCCGAATGGAACGCTGACCTCCACCACTCCATCCCTCAGGTTTATCTCATACCCCCTGTCCTTGATCACAGACTCACTCAGGGCAAGCGTCTCCACCCCTATTCTCATGCCCCTGTCCCTGAACCTCCCATGTACCAGGGGGGAGAGGACATGGGGGACAGGCCAGAGCAGGTGGGTACCATCCACTGTCGCCTCATCTGGAGGAGTTAAGGAAGGgatggaaagggggagagaggacgaAAGTGGTAAGAATAAGGAGATGGTAGGTTCAAAAGAGGATTGCAAATAGGATTAAAGTCAAAGCTAAGATTTGTCATTTGTATTCCCTAATAAATAGGCCACATACTCATGGAGCAGGCCACTGTGGCATCGATGGCAAGGACCTTCCCTTGATGTGGGTACAGGATGGTAGCATTGACCACCTCCAACTCAACCCCTTTCTCCTGTGTAGGCGTGGTCAAGTGAAAGACAAGAGTTACTATAACATGTACACCAGTATATTCATATCACATGCAAACAGAGCACAGTAAACACCCTTGTCAGAAGTACCTTGATGGTgtaggagaggggtgaagagtaGGGGCAGCGCAGGATAATCCTGGAGCCTGACTCAGAGACGTGGTAGCCCAGGGCACTGGCCTCCGTCATGGTCCTGGGTCTAACCTCCTCCTTGGTGTGGCCTGGTCTGTGGAACATCATGCCGCTCTTTCCCACCTCCTTTTTCTCCTGCCCAGAGTGTAATGCAGCTGGGACCGGTCCATTTATGGACACCTTGGAGAACAATTAAAGGAGAGacgcagtgtaaaacagaagcgATTTGAAACATGTAAGTTCGGCAAAGTTCCATGCGGAGATGGACAGTACATGTCTTTTCTATTGTGATCTGATGGACCTGTAAGTCACCTCCATGTAGCTCTCCTCGCAGACGAGCTCCCGGAAGCCCCAGGGCCACTGGGCTGAGCAGTGGAGCAGGAAGGGGTACCCTAGGTCCCTCCCATTCACCTGCCGGGTCACCAACCACACTTTCAGACGGAACTCTGAGTCCCCCTGCACAGGAGAGGTTCTTATTCAATTTAATTCAATCAGAAAACAAGCTGGAAGTCAAGCTAATTAACTTGGATTCATTATATTGATCATTTAGATGGAAGGACCATTTGGCTTCTAGACAGTCGACTCCTGATTTGGACACATGCTGATTCTTACACGACTCATTCTGTCTCAAGTCATTACACATCCGAATTTGACTGCATATACCAGTATATTGAATATATATCCATTATGGGTCAATCGAGTTCACCTGGTTGTTGACGTGGCAGGCGAGGAACGAGGCACGGAACACCAGGTCTCCATGGGGATTGAAGAGCATGGTGTAGCCACACTCAGTGGCCTTTCGGCCGGACAGGAAGTGAACTCCCTGGTGGTCTGATGACAGCGGTTTAAAGGAAGCGTCAATATTCACAGTGCAGCTGGTTATGGTGTcttcatagagatagatagaggactaaAGTGCCCAGAAAGTCAGTTTTAACATGGGCAGCTccattgaggactttcaccattttcaagtagtcaactgggtgggactttctatgggttaaggaaggaccaaataattccatccaggtcatcaggagaGATAAGCCAATAAATTATActtgtgagcaaacattccataactgcaggtggtAGTAAATCCCCAACCCGGGGTTAGTACCTacacactccaggtggcagtatgcaccctgTCAGTTTGTTTACgaactcatagaagtagtagaagaaaaATTACTACTTCGAAATGGATAtggcctcaatggcactgcccatgctcTCAGACGCCATGGGACCGGATACAATGTTACGTCCTCTAACTATCTCTATGGGTCTACTCTACTGTCAGATGACATTCTTGTTCTCCCCGAAACGTTCACATTCTAGACAAATTCTGTTTAAGATTATCAagtagtggggcggcaggtagcctagagcgttggactagtaaccgaaaggttgcaagatcgaatccccgagctgacaaggtcaaaatctttccttctgcccctgaacaaggcagttaacccactaggccgtcattgaaaatacacatttgttcttaaccgacttgcctagctaaataaaaatgtaaaagtaCAACACACCAGTGGCAGTTGGGTAAAAGAATGGCTGTATCCATAATTCAACCAATAATATTACTCTCGCACCTTGAACGTCGAATCGGCTCATAATGCCAAGGAAGCCAGACCTGACAAACAGCCAGAAGTGACGCTCATGACACTCAGACCGGAATGTTCCTATAACACAAGACAGATGGAATCATTACCATGAATTCATTGACACAGAACACGTTTTGTTCAGTATGAATCAGCCATCAAAGCGAAGAGGCTGACTAAACAGTGGCATGCTGTTTATTGAACAGCTGATGTGTATGGCGTATCCGTCTCTCTATGACACAGAAATTAACCACATTCAATCACAATAACAACATGGTGAATGAATAATCAGATTATGTACGGTTTTATTGTGTCCTTGTTTCAGGGTTATTTTCAAATCCTGTTAGATATGCATGAATCTAAGATTCACTTTTATTGTGAGTCTTTCATTGGATGATATCCAAATAAATCCTCTCCATTTTTGCATTGGAGTCTCAGTTTTGGATTGGTCCACATTTGACAAGTGTGCGGGTCTCCGTCTCTCCTAGAAATCAATTTGGCAGAAGTCTCCTTTACTGTACTGAAAGGTTATGCTATAAATGGCCAACAGGGGACGACACTCATACGACATAGTTCTAGTGAGAGAATATGGTGGGTGAGAGCAGGGCTGTATTCATTACGTCCTGCAATGGAGACAGTTTACCATTTAAGAaacaaacagagagggaccaaCCTGaattttgtccaatagaaactattCTTTCAAAACAATTTCCATTTGGAGTATATGATTTGTTACAAAACGTTTTTCAGAATTGGCATACTGAATACCCCCCAGGGGTGTAACCATTAgttcaaaacgttttgcaacagaaaccaTTTAGTCCCAACAGAAAACGTTTTACAATGAAAATGACAGTTTACATTGGACAAAGTTCAAGTAGGTCCCTCCCCTGTTggttctgtttggttcctagtaaATAAACAACAGTACTGTAAATCAAACTTACCAACTGGTACAGGAGTTGGAGTACTGAGTGTAGCACAGAGTAACAGTATGCTGGAAGAAATATTGGTAGAAGTGAGGAATTCAAATGTATATATGGACGACCTATTCTATTAATGTGACTAGATATTCCCACAGTCACTACATTCACCTCTTAAAACTCACCACAGAATGATTTTGATAGCCCTAACTTTCATTGTACAAGGTATGGTCATGTTTGGTATTGTGTAAAGGTGTAGTGAAAAGTAACTTAATTTCTATTTCCTTatctttctctattttcttttgCAATTCATCAAACTTCATCCATGATTGGCACCATTTTGACTGTCAGTGGCAGCCACACCTGTCCATGCCCTAATTGGTAGAGAGCTGATTGCTTTCATTAGATCCACCAGTCAACAAGGCACAATCAATAACTTCTACTTGGCTGTCAACTCATGATAAAAGTAGAAAATTTTCAAGCAAATATTCAAAACCCATTCATTAATTGGCCATCATACGTATTTCTAAAATAACCATAGGCTTAAATGTATAGGCCTTACCAACAGGTCCACATATGCCAAGACCCGCATTTATCCTACGTTCTTTGTTACGGGAATATATAGATGATTCCTTGCGTGTGTTAGACTACACCTGAGAGATGAGCTCGAAAAACAAGTGTCTCCCGAAATAAGATCCATAATTAAAAAACATTTTCTAATTGTATCGCAGAAAGACGCATTAATTGATGATGCTGAATAAATTAAATGAAGATGAATGAAAAAAAGAGGGAAGGAATATGTGCGTTTGCAATCGCATCTTTTTATGTAGGTTTGACAGCGAAACTTAGCGCACAGCAAATGTGCTAAAATACACCGTTCTAGGTTTAGGTTTTTACAGTGATGAGCAGCGGCAGTGTAAGTAACCAGCCTAAAACAAGGCCTCTATTCTGTTTTGTAAATGAATCATTATGAATCGGTTGATTACAATGAAACGTGTTCTGTAGGCCTATTCAATCACCCACAGTTGAAATGTTATCGAATGATTTAAACACAGCTCGTGATAaccttttttatttatatttcctTTGCATTCATCACCATGCATCTAAATGTCAGTATATGTATTTATTGTGCACCATATATTAGGCTACTTGTCAAGGCTGTTGATGCGAAGGCGTTGCTAGGAGATGAGGGGGTATTTGATTTTCCATGCACCCTACTGAGGTCCTCCCTTTCAGAAAAACAACATTTGCCAAAATATGAAACT contains:
- the LOC110531700 gene encoding uncharacterized protein LOC110531700 — translated: MTIPCTMKVRAIKIILCILLLCATLSTPTPVPVGTFRSECHERHFWLFVRSGFLGIMSRFDVQDHQGVHFLSGRKATECGYTMLFNPHGDLVFRASFLACHVNNQGDSEFRLKVWLVTRQVNGRDLGYPFLLHCSAQWPWGFRELVCEESYMEVSINGPVPAALHSGQEKKEVGKSGMMFHRPGHTKEEVRPRTMTEASALGYHVSESGSRIILRCPYSSPLSYTIKEKGVELEVVNATILYPHQGKVLAIDATVACSMNEATVDGTHLLWPVPHVLSPLVHGRFRDRGMRIGVETLALSESVIKDRGYEINLRDGVVEVSVPFGAEGTHIKSGVLEGQYSQSLSVDLFYMHQWEDDRWPLTQHRSFRFLKTAYVPRTPILTDNTISSQKLFSVSLGVFPPDVSLHNVTGGREGDALSWVQVPYPNGSHSYQLHAPFSHSSVLQKYIDGGYRRYTLPLTFSLTISPHGEVFYHNATIVSDVQEQTAPEPPRLEGKCTERGLLVLLHYGALERSWELFIGDRRLDWELVEMGGFTVETEEDYFSVEIPLYSPDMTYEEVSLQGVVGRLEVSVVDIDTLKVENSLIHRCTFRVRELLVCLPEGRMVVVTDTSRTIPPTQPKHTTLLDPSCVPQETDSVRALFNFSMDSCGTIATVEGDFLVYENQVLFPKELITTDDPPSHRDSPYRLTIQCRYPAIDTGIVSIEHPVHPTFALSPMLPLKHTQREASRSGQYVAVVCVAIVVMGALIAATLKMLCCPIKM